A window from Setaria italica strain Yugu1 chromosome VIII, Setaria_italica_v2.0, whole genome shotgun sequence encodes these proteins:
- the LOC101775493 gene encoding putative disease resistance protein RGA1: MAEILAGLLTSAIVAIAKDKLTATIAEQANLLWNFGDDLEDMNLVLEAISAALQDAERRSAKEKLVQLWLKRLKHAALDIADMLEDYQDTSDRLTAKKPGVLSCLPVAHKKIVVANRMKSMREELSKINKDFRDFKFSEGGTCTSLEQHDDDRETSSRLPEKPIIGRNREKKEVINLLSTGTNNDETVIVSIHGLGGIGKSTLAQLIYNDAQFKKYDHRIWVYVSRDFSLKKIGSSIISLIQIEGGQQNRDTLEAINQCLDNLLRGKKVLIVLDDLWEEKDTELGKLRSMLQVGKKSTTIDVIVTTRNEDIARKVSTCTPYKLQPLDDYTCWEIIKRYSRFEDQHYQERLEKIGLDIAKKCGGVALAAQALGYMLQSKDLSGWTEINNSDIWNESFEDNGGVLPSLKLSYERMQPQLRICFSYCAIFPKGHNIAEDDLIHQWIALGFIKPSKGKEYTRQLLGMSFLQVSKLPKTSGDHMERYTMHDLVHDLAALIVGDELIVSYVASKNNNAHSQKHCRYASVTKYDHATRLSNVLPSKVRAVHFSDSGKLDLSCGAFSFAKCLRILDFSGCSSILLPASIGQLKQLKYLTAPRMQNEVLPEFMTELSKLQYLNLDGSAHISGLSESMGKLSCLRYLGLSGCSGISKLPGSFGDLKCIMHLDMSGCSGIRELPNSLANLTNLHHLDLSECSGVKEIPESLCGLTHLQYLNLSSCRYITRLPEAIGSLVNLQHLNMSWCGVMEFPESLKRLRNLLHLDLRSCYIEKGLAAALHGLTALQYLDMSNMRCLLNFEMEDLLVTMRNLTNLKVLKLKCFPFGLFVNLNFISTLTNLEHLDLSSIRFMYLPKSIGNLKRLHTLNLENCRLLKYLPESIGGATGLKSVLLDGCSHKLIDQASSLLHYSLTLPLFKVRADDISAHSNLHVLEGENVGELHIVSLENVRVLEEAQRLKLLTKHNLLTLKLAWTRRADRDLEDVDLLGQLVPPMSLKDLSLEGYSSSSFPGWLMAISRHLPNLTSIALKDVPKCFNLPPLGQLPYLESLRLSNLPKVTKIDGGICGGKGAFPRLAKFTVAEMDGLEEWNTTSLGEDGVEEFMFPMLDVLKVSKCPKLRLKPCPPKCHEFIILESDQVISSLEEIQTSSHCCNSNPSTTSLAISMTSQHGSFRLFHHFPALQELEFSWCSHLTSLPEGIQKLSSLQLLDLNCCDSISALPEWLSDISSLKTLVIKGCDSIKSLPARIQLLNNLEQLVIVGNKELQQWCESEENKDKLAHININIINL; encoded by the exons ATGGCGGAGATCTTAGCTGGATTGCTCACTTCTGCCATCGTCGCCATCGCGAAAGATAAGCTGACCGCCACCATAGCAGAGCAGGCCAATTTGCTTTGGAACTTCGGCGACGACCTGGAGGACATGAACTTGGTGCTGGAGGCTATCTCAGCGGCGCTCCAGGATGCTGAGAGGCGGTCGGCCAAGGAGAAGTTGGTGCAGCTGTGGCTCAAGCGGCTCAAGCATGCTGCCTTAGACATCGCCGACATGCTCGAAGACTACCAAGACACTAGCGACCGGTTAACTGcaaag AAGCCAGGAGTGCTTTCATGTCTACCAGTTGCACACAAGAAGATTGTCGTGGCTAATAGGATGAAGAGTATGAGAGAAGAACTGAGCAAAATCAACAAGGACTTTCGGGATTTTAAATTCTCAGAGGGTGGCACTTGCACGTCTCTTGAGCAACATGATGACGATCGTGAAACATCATCACGTTTGCCTGAAAAACCAATAATTGGGAGGAATAGAGAAAAGAAGGAAGTCATAAACCTCTTATCCACAGGTACCAACAATGATGAGACTGTGATTGTTTCTATCCATGGCCTTGGAGGTATAGGCAAGAGTACTTTGGCACAACTAATTTACAATGATGCGCAATTCAAGAAGTATGACCATCGTATATGGGTTTATGTGTCCCGGGATTTCAGTCTAAAGAAAATAGGAAGCTCTATAATTTCTCTAATACAAATAGAAGGAGGCCAACAGAATAGGGATACACTGGAAGCTATAAATCAGTGCCTAGATAACCTACTCCGTGGCAAGAAGGTTCTTATTGTTTTAGATGATTTATGGGAGGAAAAGGACACTGAGTTAGGGAAACTGAGGAGTATGCTTCAGGTGGGCAAGAAGAGCACTACCATAGATGTCATAGTAACCACGCGCAACGAAGACATTGCAAGGAAAGTTTCCACATGTACACCGTACAAGCTGCAGCCTTTGGACGATTATACATGCTGGGAAATAATTAAGAGGTATAGCAGGTTTGAAGATCAACATTACCAAGAAAGATTAGAGAAGATAGGATTGGACATTGCAAAGAAATGTGGAGGTGTGGCATTAGCAGCTCAAGCACTTGGATACATGCTACAGTCCAAAGACTTGTCCGGATGGACTGAAATAAACAACAGTGATATCTGGAATGAATCTTTTGAAGATAATGGTGGTGTGCTACCATCCTTGAAGTTAAGTTATGAAAGGATGCAACCACAGCTAAGGATATGCTTTTCTTATTGTGCCATATTCCCAAAAGGCCATAATATTGCTGAAGATGATTTGATTCACCAATGGATTGCTCTTGGTTTTATCAAGCCATCGAAGGGGAAGGAATACACCAGGCAACTTTTGGGCATGTCCTTCCTTCAAGTTTCAAAGTTGCCCAAG ACTTCGGGAGATCATATGGAGCGGTACACTATGCACGACCTGGTGCATGATCTGGCAGCATTAATTGTGGGTGATGAGTTAATTGTTTCTTATGTTGCATCGAAGAATAATAATGCACATAGCCAGAAACATTGTCGCTATGCATCGGTTACCAAATATGACCACGCAACAAGGTTATCCAATGTTTTACCCTCAAAGGTGAGGGCAGTTCATTTCTCAGATAGCGGCAAGCTGGATCTCTCTTGTGGGGCATTTTCATTTGCAAAGTGCTTGCGTATTTTGGATTTTAGTGGATGCTCTAGTATACTGTTGCCAGCCTCAATTGGGCAACTGAAGCAGCTGAAGTACCTTACTGCTCCACGAATGCAAAATGAAGTTCTCCCAGAGTTTATGACTGAGCTATCAAAACTGCAGTACCTAAACCTGGATGGATCTGCTCACATTTCTGGACTATCAGAATCAATGGGCAAGCTCTCGTGTCTGAGATATCTGGGTTTGTCAGGTTGTTCTGGCATATCAAAACTGCCAGGATCATTTGGTGATTTAAAATGTATCATGCATCTTGACATGTCAGGTTGTTCTGGGATAAGAGAACTGCCAAATTCACTTGCTAATCTCACAAATTTGCATCATCTTGATTTATCTGAATGTTCCGGTGTCAAGGAAATACCTGAATCTTTGTGTGGCCTCACACATCTCCAGTATTTGAACTTATCATCTTGTCGTTATATCACACGGCTACCAGAAGCTATAGGCAGCCTGGTCAATCTACAACATTTAAACATGTCATGGTGTGGTGTCATGGAATTTCCAGAGTCACTTAAGAGGCTCCGTAATTTATTGCATCTAGATTTGAGAAGCTGCTATATTGAGAAAGGCTTAGCGGCAGCTCTGCATGGCCTCACCGCATTACAATATCTGGATATGTCAAACATGAGGTGCTTGCTGAATTTCGAGATGGAAGATCTACTTGTAACTATGAGAAACCTCACCAATCTTAAGGTTTTGAAATTGAAATGTTTCCCATTTGGACTCTTTGTCAATCTTAATTTTATCAGTACACTTACCAATCTGGAGCATCTGGACCTATCATCGATCAGATTTATGTATCTACCAAAAAGTATTGGTAATCTCAAAAGGCTGCATACACTGAATCTCGAGAATTGTCGACTGCTCAAGTACCTGCCAGAGAGTATAGGTGGTGCAACTGGGCTGAAGTCTGTACTGCTGGATGGGTGCTCACACAAATTGATTGATCAGGCCAGTTCTCTATTGCATTATTCACTAACATTACCACTCTTTAAAGTTCGTGCTGATGACATCAGTGCTCATAGCAATCTGCATGTGCTTGAGGGTGAAAATGTCGGTGAGTTACATATAGTTTCCCTTGAAAACGTAAGAGTTCTGGAGGAAGCACAGAGACTTAAGCTGTTGACCAAACATAATCTTTTGACTTTGAAACTGGCTTGGACTCGGAGAGCTGATCGAGATCTGGAGGACGTGGATTTGTTGGGACAACTAGTGCCACCAATGAGCCTAAAGGACTTGAGTCTAGAAGGTTATAGCAGTTCGAGCTTTCCTGGCTGGCTCATGGCCATTTCTCGTCATCTCCCGAATCTTACTTCCATTGCATTGAAGGATGTGCCTAAATGTTTCAACCTACCACCACTTGGACAGTTGCCATACCTAGAAAGCTTGCGTCTCTCAAATTTACCCAAAGTTACAAAAATTGACGGGGGTATCTGCGGTGGCAAAGGAGCGTTCCCCCGATTGGCAAAGTTCACAGTGGCGGAGATGGATGGTTTGGAGGAGTGGAATACAACATCCCTTGGCGAAGATGGTGTGGAGGAGTTCATGTTCCCTATGCTAGATGTACTCAAGGTATCTAAATGTCCAAAGTTGAGGTTGAAACCATGCCCACCCAAATGTCACGAGTTCATAATATTAGAAAGCGACCAAGTTATATCTTCACTGGAGGAGATACAAACCAGCAGCCATTGCTGCAACTCTAATCCAAGTACCACCAGCCTGGCTATCAGCATGACAAGTCAGCATGGCAGTTTCAGGCTGTTTCACCACTTCCCTGCCCTCCAGGAGTTGGAATTCTCCTGGTGTTCACATCTAACGAGCTTGCCGGAGGGCATACAGAAACTCTCCTCCCTTCAGTTACTCGATTTGAATTGTTGTGACAGCATATCAGCACTACCAGAATGGCTGAGCGACATCTCCTCTCTCAAAACACTTGTGATCAAGGGCTGTGATAGCATCAAGTCTTTGCCTGCACGTATACAGCTGCTCAACAACCTCGAGCAGTTAGTTATTGTTGGGAACAAGGAACTGCAGCAGTGGTGCGAGTCAGAAGAGAACAAAGACAAGCTCGCACACATTAACATTAACATA ATCAATTTATGA